In Promicromonospora sp. Populi, one genomic interval encodes:
- a CDS encoding DNA repair helicase XPB: MPDGPLIVQSDKTLLLEVDHPSAELARRSIAPFAELERAPEHVHTYRLTALGLWNARAAGHDAEQVVSTLLEFSRYPVPHALLVDVAETMARYGRLQLVQDPAHGLVLRTTDRAVLAEVLKSRRTAGLVGERLDESTVLVHPSERGHLKQVLLKLGWPAEDLAGYVDGEKHPIELNHTTEPRTPNEQAATWELRPYQAQAVDGFWHGGSGVVVLPCGAGKTIVGAGAMAKSGTTTLILVTNTVSARQWRDELVRRTSLTEDEIGEYSGARKEIKPVTIATYQVLTTKRKGVYTHLELLDARDWGLVLYDEVHLLPAPVFRMTADLQARRRLGLTATLVREDGREDEVFSLIGPKRFDAPWKDIEAQGYIAPADCVEVRLTLPESERMTYATAELEDKYRLAASASGKKKVVEQIVARHPDDQVLVIGQYLDQLEELAEHLGAPIITGATTNKERQRLFGAFREGEISRLVVSKVANYSVDLPEASVAIQVSGSFGSRQEEAQRLGRIMRPKADGRTAHFYAVVARDTVDQDFAAHRQRFLAEQGYAYRILDAEDLDGSPADSPAP; the protein is encoded by the coding sequence ATGCCCGACGGCCCGTTAATCGTGCAGAGCGACAAGACGCTCCTGCTGGAGGTTGACCACCCGAGCGCCGAGCTGGCGCGCCGCTCGATCGCGCCGTTCGCCGAGCTGGAGCGTGCGCCCGAGCACGTGCACACCTACCGCCTCACGGCGCTGGGCCTGTGGAACGCGCGCGCGGCCGGCCACGACGCGGAGCAGGTGGTGAGCACGCTGCTGGAGTTCAGCCGCTACCCGGTGCCGCACGCGCTGCTGGTCGACGTCGCCGAGACGATGGCTCGCTACGGGCGCCTCCAGCTTGTACAGGACCCGGCGCACGGCCTCGTGCTGCGCACCACCGACCGGGCGGTCCTTGCGGAGGTGCTGAAGTCGCGGCGCACCGCGGGCCTGGTCGGCGAGCGGCTGGACGAGTCCACGGTCCTGGTGCACCCCTCCGAGCGCGGCCACCTCAAGCAGGTCCTGCTCAAGCTCGGCTGGCCGGCCGAGGACCTCGCAGGCTACGTCGACGGCGAGAAGCACCCGATCGAGCTGAACCACACCACCGAGCCGCGCACCCCGAACGAGCAGGCGGCCACCTGGGAGTTGCGGCCGTACCAGGCGCAGGCCGTGGACGGTTTCTGGCACGGCGGCTCAGGCGTCGTGGTGCTGCCCTGCGGCGCCGGCAAGACGATCGTGGGCGCCGGCGCGATGGCGAAGTCGGGCACGACGACGCTCATCCTGGTCACCAACACCGTCAGCGCGCGCCAGTGGCGCGACGAGCTGGTGCGCCGCACGAGCCTCACCGAGGACGAGATCGGCGAGTACTCCGGCGCCCGCAAGGAGATCAAGCCGGTCACGATCGCGACCTACCAGGTGCTCACCACCAAGCGGAAGGGCGTCTACACGCACCTCGAGCTGCTCGACGCCCGCGACTGGGGCCTCGTCCTGTACGACGAGGTGCACCTGCTCCCGGCCCCGGTCTTCCGGATGACGGCGGACCTCCAGGCCCGACGCCGGCTCGGCCTGACCGCCACGCTGGTGCGGGAGGACGGCCGCGAGGACGAGGTGTTCAGCCTGATCGGGCCCAAGCGGTTCGACGCGCCGTGGAAGGACATCGAGGCGCAGGGCTACATCGCGCCCGCCGACTGCGTCGAGGTCCGGCTCACGCTCCCGGAGAGCGAGCGCATGACGTACGCGACGGCCGAGCTGGAGGACAAGTACCGGCTCGCCGCATCGGCGTCGGGCAAGAAGAAGGTGGTGGAGCAGATAGTGGCGCGCCACCCGGACGACCAGGTGCTCGTCATCGGGCAGTACCTCGACCAGCTCGAGGAGCTGGCCGAGCACCTCGGTGCGCCGATCATCACCGGGGCGACCACGAACAAGGAGCGGCAGCGGCTGTTCGGCGCGTTCCGTGAGGGCGAGATCTCGCGCCTCGTGGTGAGCAAGGTCGCCAACTACTCGGTGGACCTGCCGGAGGCGTCGGTGGCGATCCAGGTGTCGGGGTCCTTCGGGTCGCGGCAGGAGGAGGCGCAGCGCCTCGGCCGCATCATGCGGCCCAAGGCGGACGGCCGCACCGCGCACTTCTACGCGGTGGTCGCGCGGGACACCGTGGACCAGGACTTCGCGGCCCACCGCCAGCGGTTCCTGGCCGAGCAGGGGTACGCGTACCGGATCCTGGACGCCGAGGATCTGGACGGGTCGCCGGCCGATTCCCCGGCCCCCTGA
- a CDS encoding TPM domain-containing protein — translation MAFAGLVGVVLAATSQAANATESSPPTEPMPSVSPRLSAATQAELMSDVLPASPPITLTDSVTDGAGVLSDAERQEVRDAVDRLADESDLRMFVVYIESFDGTEPVDWANASANRSGLGTDDLLLAVATVDHEFGLSADTNVQLTSGDIGRINNVVASAVEDEQWTPAAIDAADTVRRATAGATSPLLVAGIILAAVLVLGAVGYALWRFAVPRLLARLSARFSSRGLPHLGRHADSLPASGGGQSDLLAGLSLTELDERAAAALVGIDDALKTCDQELGFARAELGADATRDFELILAHAADDVRQAFAIRQELDTEPEDSDRRARLVRVVALCENAADTLDARTRAFDDLRRLQQRAPELLADVRTRGPEVTSRVRLARTTLGQIAKMYPADTLAMVSGNPEQAELLLANAKEAVAAGRSALEAGQKAVAVAHARGAQNALGQAVMLLDAVDAAAVHLEEATSRLDRSIASLTQNVTFARAVEGDFRVTLARTAAQASLKHVEVTRDGGDPLAGLQRIAAAEAALDAALAGTRDTTEVAARASALLRDTLRRVDAQLRQTADFVATRRGAVGSTARTRLAEAVRLADAARSLQPTSPAAALGEAQHASTLVQEAARLAREDADAVVAAGSAESEASDANGPITGGMMLGGILLDPHLVRSRNRRATSARIGGGFGGGGFGGGRPAELRKLGTVRAWWPAPAR, via the coding sequence GTGGCCTTCGCAGGCCTCGTCGGAGTTGTACTCGCGGCCACCTCCCAGGCCGCCAACGCGACGGAGTCGTCCCCGCCGACGGAGCCGATGCCGTCCGTGTCGCCGCGCCTGTCCGCGGCCACGCAGGCAGAGCTCATGTCTGACGTGCTGCCGGCCTCGCCGCCGATCACCCTCACCGACTCCGTGACCGACGGCGCGGGTGTGCTCAGCGACGCCGAGCGCCAGGAGGTGCGGGACGCCGTCGACCGGCTCGCCGACGAGTCGGACCTGCGCATGTTCGTCGTCTACATCGAGAGCTTCGACGGCACCGAACCCGTGGACTGGGCCAACGCGAGCGCCAACCGGTCCGGGCTCGGCACCGACGACCTGCTCCTCGCCGTCGCCACCGTCGACCACGAGTTCGGCCTGTCGGCGGACACCAACGTCCAGCTCACGTCCGGTGATATCGGCCGGATCAACAACGTCGTGGCCTCCGCGGTCGAGGACGAGCAGTGGACCCCCGCCGCGATCGACGCCGCCGACACCGTCCGCCGGGCCACCGCGGGCGCGACCAGCCCGCTGCTGGTGGCAGGCATCATCCTGGCCGCGGTGCTGGTGCTCGGCGCGGTCGGGTATGCCCTGTGGCGCTTCGCCGTCCCGCGCCTGCTGGCGCGCCTGTCGGCGCGCTTCTCGTCACGCGGGCTGCCGCACCTGGGGCGGCACGCGGACAGTCTCCCCGCCTCCGGCGGGGGACAGTCCGACCTGCTCGCCGGCCTGTCTCTCACCGAGCTCGACGAGCGGGCGGCCGCCGCCCTCGTCGGTATCGACGACGCGCTGAAGACCTGCGATCAGGAGCTCGGCTTCGCTCGCGCGGAGCTGGGCGCCGACGCGACCCGGGACTTCGAGCTGATCCTGGCGCACGCCGCCGACGACGTCCGGCAGGCGTTCGCGATCCGGCAGGAGCTGGACACCGAGCCCGAGGACTCCGACCGGCGGGCGCGCCTGGTCCGGGTGGTCGCGCTGTGCGAGAACGCCGCGGACACGCTGGACGCCCGCACCCGTGCCTTCGACGACCTGCGCCGCCTGCAGCAGCGCGCACCCGAGCTGCTGGCCGACGTGCGCACCCGCGGGCCCGAGGTCACCAGCCGGGTGCGCCTCGCCCGCACCACGCTGGGGCAGATCGCGAAGATGTACCCGGCGGACACGCTGGCGATGGTGTCGGGCAACCCGGAGCAGGCCGAGCTGCTGCTCGCCAACGCGAAGGAGGCGGTCGCCGCCGGGCGGTCGGCCCTGGAGGCCGGGCAGAAGGCAGTGGCGGTCGCGCACGCCCGCGGCGCGCAGAACGCCCTCGGGCAGGCGGTCATGCTGCTCGACGCCGTCGACGCCGCCGCCGTCCATTTGGAGGAGGCCACCAGCCGGCTCGACAGGTCGATTGCGTCGCTCACCCAGAACGTGACCTTCGCGCGGGCGGTCGAGGGCGACTTCCGGGTCACCCTCGCGCGGACCGCCGCCCAGGCCTCGCTCAAGCACGTCGAGGTGACGCGCGACGGCGGCGACCCGCTCGCCGGGCTGCAGCGCATCGCCGCGGCAGAGGCCGCGCTCGACGCCGCCCTGGCCGGCACCCGGGACACCACCGAGGTAGCGGCCCGAGCGTCCGCGCTGCTACGCGACACCCTCCGCCGGGTCGACGCGCAGCTGCGCCAGACTGCCGACTTCGTCGCCACGCGCCGCGGGGCAGTGGGCTCGACGGCGCGCACGCGGCTCGCGGAGGCGGTCCGGCTGGCCGACGCCGCCCGCTCGCTCCAGCCGACCAGCCCGGCCGCGGCGCTCGGAGAGGCCCAGCACGCGAGCACGCTCGTGCAGGAGGCCGCGCGGCTCGCCCGCGAGGATGCCGACGCCGTCGTGGCGGCCGGCTCTGCCGAGTCGGAGGCCTCCGACGCGAACGGGCCGATCACCGGCGGCATGATGCTCGGCGGGATCCTGCTCGACCCGCATCTCGTCCGCTCCCGCAACCGGCGCGCCACCTCGGCACGCATCGGCGGCGGGTTCGGCGGGGGCGGGTTCGGCGGCGGACGCCCCGCCGAGCTCAGGAAGCTGGGCACGGTCCGCGCCTGGTGGCCGGCACCGGCGAGATGA
- a CDS encoding carbonic anhydrase, whose product MKKLALPAVLLLAPLLASCASGTSADGETSAPPPPPAGEVHWSYAGDAGPDEWGQLSDEFVECSAGTAQSPIDLPDHAEQQTTEPPTITAWPTVGESVDTGHTIQLVPDGDASEVEWKDEEFELAQVHFHMPSEHTVEGEVLDAEFHFVHTTEEGQALVIGVLAEESSTENEAWQPFIDGAAEPGTEDLPLDVAAMLPTDPTFEEYTGSLTAPPCTEGVEWVVYHEPIELSAEQIAVLKDAYDHTARPTQAQGDRVVYEGTIDVEQELAH is encoded by the coding sequence GTGAAGAAGCTCGCCCTGCCCGCCGTCCTGCTCCTCGCCCCGTTGCTCGCGTCCTGCGCGTCGGGTACCTCCGCCGACGGCGAGACGTCCGCACCCCCGCCGCCGCCGGCCGGTGAGGTGCACTGGTCCTACGCCGGGGATGCGGGCCCGGACGAGTGGGGCCAGCTCTCCGACGAGTTCGTCGAGTGCTCGGCCGGTACGGCGCAGTCCCCCATCGACCTGCCGGACCACGCCGAGCAGCAGACGACCGAGCCCCCGACGATCACGGCGTGGCCCACCGTCGGCGAGTCGGTGGACACCGGTCACACGATCCAGCTCGTGCCCGACGGCGACGCGTCGGAGGTCGAGTGGAAGGACGAAGAGTTCGAGCTCGCCCAGGTGCACTTCCACATGCCGTCGGAGCACACGGTCGAGGGCGAGGTGCTGGACGCCGAGTTCCACTTCGTCCACACCACCGAGGAGGGACAGGCACTCGTCATCGGGGTCCTCGCCGAGGAGAGCAGCACTGAGAACGAGGCCTGGCAGCCGTTCATCGACGGCGCGGCCGAGCCGGGCACCGAGGACCTGCCGCTAGACGTCGCAGCGATGCTGCCGACCGACCCGACGTTCGAGGAGTACACGGGCAGCCTCACGGCCCCGCCGTGCACCGAGGGCGTCGAGTGGGTCGTCTACCACGAACCCATCGAGCTGTCCGCGGAGCAGATCGCCGTGCTCAAGGACGCGTACGACCACACCGCGCGGCCGACCCAGGCGCAGGGCGACCGCGTCGTGTACGAGGGCACCATCGACGTGGAGCAGGAGCTCGCGCACTGA
- a CDS encoding NYN domain-containing protein: MSAPSPQVPGQTPRRTYLIVDGENIDATLGMNVLNRRPAPEERPRWDRISAFAQKVWSQEVVPLFFLNATSGQMPMPFVQALLAMGYKPIPLAAQGSEKVVDVGIQRTLDALLDRPGDVLLASHDGDFLPQIEALLDDDDRRVGLLGFREFVNARFTDLEQRGLVMYDLEADSDAFTTMLPRVRIIPIEEFDPLRYL, translated from the coding sequence ATGTCAGCACCGTCCCCGCAGGTTCCAGGGCAGACGCCCCGGCGCACGTATCTCATCGTCGACGGTGAGAACATCGACGCCACGCTCGGTATGAATGTGCTGAACCGCCGTCCGGCCCCGGAGGAGCGTCCCCGCTGGGACCGCATCTCGGCGTTCGCGCAGAAGGTGTGGTCGCAGGAAGTCGTACCGCTCTTCTTCCTGAACGCGACCTCCGGCCAGATGCCGATGCCGTTCGTGCAGGCCCTGCTTGCCATGGGCTACAAGCCGATCCCCCTGGCGGCGCAGGGCTCGGAGAAGGTCGTCGACGTCGGTATCCAGCGCACCCTCGACGCGCTGCTGGACCGCCCCGGGGACGTGCTGCTCGCGAGCCATGACGGCGACTTCCTGCCGCAGATCGAGGCGCTGCTCGACGACGACGACCGCCGCGTGGGGCTGCTGGGCTTCCGCGAGTTCGTCAACGCCCGGTTCACGGACCTGGAGCAGCGCGGCCTGGTCATGTACGACCTGGAGGCCGACTCCGACGCCTTCACCACGATGCTGCCGCGCGTCCGCATCATCCCGATCGAGGAGTTCGACCCGCTGCGGTACCTGTAG
- a CDS encoding response regulator transcription factor: protein MATPEARLVVVDDEPNIRELLSTSLRFAGFEVHAAADGNGALQLVRDVEPDLVVLDVMLPDMDGFTVTRRMRATGRHTPVVFLTAKDDTQDKVQGLTVGGDDYVTKPFSLEEVVARIRAVLRRTGVPAPEEEAVLHVGDLEMDEDSHEVRRAGVEVDLSPTEFKLLRYLMLNSGRVLSKAQILDHVWQYDWGGDANIVESYISYLRRKIDTLEVEGETLPPLIHTKRGVGYLLRAPQPARA, encoded by the coding sequence ATGGCTACTCCTGAGGCGCGTCTCGTCGTGGTCGACGACGAACCGAACATCCGCGAGCTCCTGTCCACCTCCCTGCGATTCGCGGGTTTCGAGGTACATGCCGCCGCGGACGGCAACGGCGCCCTCCAGCTGGTCCGCGACGTCGAGCCGGACCTCGTTGTGCTCGACGTGATGCTCCCCGACATGGACGGCTTCACCGTGACGCGCCGCATGCGTGCCACCGGCCGGCACACGCCCGTGGTCTTCCTCACCGCGAAGGACGACACCCAGGACAAGGTGCAGGGCCTCACCGTGGGCGGCGACGACTACGTGACCAAGCCGTTCAGCCTCGAAGAGGTGGTGGCGCGGATCCGCGCGGTGCTGCGCCGCACGGGTGTGCCCGCGCCGGAGGAGGAAGCGGTGCTGCACGTCGGCGACCTGGAGATGGACGAGGACTCGCACGAGGTGCGCCGCGCGGGTGTCGAGGTGGACCTGTCCCCCACGGAGTTCAAGCTGCTGCGCTACCTCATGCTCAACTCCGGCCGGGTCCTGTCCAAGGCGCAGATCCTGGACCACGTGTGGCAGTACGACTGGGGCGGCGACGCGAACATCGTGGAGTCCTACATCTCGTACCTGCGGCGCAAGATCGACACGCTGGAGGTCGAGGGTGAGACCCTGCCCCCGCTGATCCACACGAAGCGCGGTGTGGGGTACCTGCTGCGCGCTCCGCAGCCCGCCCGTGCTTAA
- a CDS encoding sensor histidine kinase, with protein MLKERLSGIPLRARLVAIICLLLAAGLGIAGVATTTVVSNFLVQQVDYELDTASPELRSTLASLQFDATQLLPSDYYVVLDREDSEDGEDSAPIVLGDSVAERFGRPELPEVTYDEAVESGGKPFTVPATTDAARSDSWRVITLAAKDQSTGERAVIYVALPLNGMDQTVSLLTRTLTLSGLGIVILGGLLAWVLVERSLRSLRSVEHTAAQIAAGDLTQRVPEAPPSTEMGSLAMSLNAMLTQIERAFAAQEASEVRMRQFVSDASHELRTPVATIRGYGELYRMGALDTTEKVDDTMFRIEDAARRMGMLVNDLLVLARLDEGRPIAREDVDLVALARDSVQDLHALDPTREVSVVPLDADAGADDPAGKVPDKLVVEGDGDRLRQVVTNLIGNVARHTPAGTPAEIALGTRPDDGVAVLEVRDHGSGLTEEQGRRIFERFYRADSSRTRESGGSGLGMAIVAAIVGTHGGHVEVHPTDGGGLTVRVALPLDEPVTTIQDGSSRR; from the coding sequence GTGCTTAAGGAGCGCCTCTCCGGCATACCGCTGCGCGCCCGGCTCGTCGCGATCATCTGCCTGCTGCTCGCGGCGGGTCTGGGCATCGCGGGGGTCGCGACGACCACCGTGGTGTCTAACTTCCTGGTCCAGCAGGTGGACTACGAGCTGGACACCGCTTCGCCCGAGCTGCGCTCGACCCTCGCTTCCCTCCAGTTCGACGCCACGCAGCTACTGCCTAGCGACTATTACGTCGTGCTCGACCGCGAGGACAGCGAGGACGGCGAGGACAGCGCGCCCATCGTGCTCGGCGACTCGGTGGCCGAGCGGTTCGGCAGGCCCGAACTGCCGGAGGTGACGTACGACGAGGCGGTGGAGAGCGGCGGCAAGCCGTTCACAGTGCCCGCGACAACCGATGCCGCGAGGAGCGACAGCTGGCGCGTCATCACCCTGGCCGCGAAGGACCAGTCGACCGGCGAGCGCGCGGTCATCTACGTGGCGCTCCCTCTTAACGGCATGGACCAGACGGTCTCGCTCCTGACCCGAACCCTGACCCTGTCCGGGCTGGGCATCGTCATATTGGGCGGGCTCCTCGCGTGGGTGCTCGTGGAGCGTTCGCTCCGCTCGCTCCGGTCCGTCGAGCACACCGCCGCCCAGATCGCGGCGGGCGACCTCACCCAGCGTGTGCCCGAGGCGCCACCCAGCACGGAGATGGGCTCGCTCGCGATGTCGCTCAACGCGATGCTGACGCAGATCGAGCGGGCCTTCGCCGCGCAGGAGGCCTCCGAGGTGCGGATGCGCCAGTTCGTCTCGGACGCCTCGCACGAGCTGCGCACACCGGTCGCGACGATCCGCGGTTACGGCGAGCTGTACCGGATGGGCGCCCTGGACACGACCGAGAAGGTCGACGACACGATGTTCCGCATCGAGGACGCCGCACGCCGGATGGGCATGCTCGTCAACGACCTGCTGGTGCTCGCCCGGCTCGACGAGGGTCGGCCCATCGCCCGGGAGGACGTGGACCTGGTCGCCCTGGCCCGCGACTCCGTCCAGGACCTCCATGCTCTGGACCCGACCCGCGAGGTCTCGGTGGTTCCGCTCGATGCCGACGCCGGCGCGGACGACCCCGCGGGCAAGGTCCCAGACAAGCTCGTCGTGGAGGGTGACGGCGACCGCCTGCGCCAGGTCGTCACCAACCTCATCGGCAACGTCGCGCGGCACACGCCCGCCGGCACCCCCGCCGAGATCGCGCTCGGCACGCGGCCGGACGACGGCGTCGCCGTGCTGGAGGTACGGGACCACGGCTCCGGCCTCACCGAGGAGCAGGGCCGCCGGATCTTCGAGCGGTTCTACCGTGCCGACTCGTCGCGGACCCGCGAGTCCGGCGGCTCGGGGCTGGGGATGGCGATCGTCGCGGCGATCGTGGGCACGCACGGCGGTCACGTCGAGGTGCATCCCACCGACGGCGGCGGCCTGACCGTCCGAGTCGCCCTCCCCCTCGACGAACCGGTGACCACCATCCAAGACGGTAGTAGCCGCCGCTGA
- a CDS encoding WXG100 family type VII secretion target: protein MATVRTEVGALMRNLDALQASWQGPAAAAFSGTVAQWRGAQAQVEGALDTIQSALSAAARTYAEAEAATTRLFS from the coding sequence GTGGCAACGGTGCGCACGGAGGTGGGTGCGCTCATGCGCAACCTAGACGCGCTGCAGGCGAGCTGGCAGGGCCCGGCCGCCGCGGCGTTCAGCGGCACCGTCGCGCAGTGGCGCGGTGCGCAGGCCCAGGTGGAGGGCGCACTGGACACGATCCAGTCCGCTCTGTCGGCGGCGGCCCGCACCTACGCGGAGGCGGAAGCGGCCACGACCCGCCTCTTCTCCTGA
- the groL gene encoding chaperonin GroEL (60 kDa chaperone family; promotes refolding of misfolded polypeptides especially under stressful conditions; forms two stacked rings of heptamers to form a barrel-shaped 14mer; ends can be capped by GroES; misfolded proteins enter the barrel where they are refolded when GroES binds) yields MAKIIAFDEVARRSMERGLNQLADTVKVTLGPKGRNVVLDKKWGAPTITNDGVSIAKEIDLEDPYERIGAELVKEVAKKTDDVAGDGTTTATVLAQALVKEGLRVVAAGANPIAIKRGIEKATEAVTEQLLNAAKEIETKEEIAATAAISAGDPAIGELIAEALDKVGKEGVITVEESNTFGLELELTEGMRFDKGFLARYFETDPERQEAVLEDPYVLIVESKISSVKDMLPLLDQVMKSGKSLLIIAEDVEGEALATLVLNKIRGTFKSVAVKAPGFGDRRKAMLQDIAILTGAQVITETVGLKLENATLEELGQARKVVVTKDETTIVEGAGESDLIAGRVNQIRSEIEKSDSDYDREKLQERLAKLAGGVAVIKAGAATEVELKERKHRIEDAVRNAKAAVEEGIVAGGGVALIQAGTIAFAKLELEGDEAIGAQIVRAAIDAPLKQIAINAGLEGGVVAEKVRNLPAGHGLNAATGVYEDLLAAGVNDPVKVTRSALQNAASIAALFLTTEAVVADKPEPAGAPAGDPSGGMGGMDF; encoded by the coding sequence ATGGCCAAGATCATCGCTTTCGACGAGGTTGCTCGTCGGAGCATGGAGCGCGGGCTCAACCAGCTCGCCGACACGGTGAAGGTCACGCTCGGCCCCAAGGGCCGCAACGTCGTTCTGGACAAGAAGTGGGGCGCCCCCACGATCACGAACGACGGCGTTTCCATCGCCAAGGAGATCGACCTCGAGGACCCGTACGAGCGGATCGGTGCGGAGCTCGTCAAGGAGGTCGCCAAGAAGACGGACGACGTCGCGGGTGACGGCACCACCACCGCCACCGTGCTCGCGCAGGCGCTCGTCAAGGAGGGCCTGCGTGTTGTTGCCGCCGGTGCCAACCCGATCGCCATCAAGCGTGGCATCGAGAAGGCCACCGAGGCCGTCACCGAGCAGCTGCTGAACGCTGCCAAGGAGATCGAGACCAAGGAAGAGATCGCCGCCACGGCCGCGATCTCGGCCGGTGACCCGGCGATCGGCGAGCTCATCGCCGAGGCTCTCGACAAGGTGGGCAAGGAAGGCGTCATCACCGTCGAGGAGTCGAACACCTTCGGCCTCGAGCTTGAGCTCACCGAGGGTATGCGCTTCGACAAGGGCTTCCTCGCCCGTTACTTCGAGACGGACCCCGAGCGCCAGGAAGCCGTGCTCGAGGACCCGTACGTCCTGATCGTCGAGTCGAAGATCTCGAGCGTCAAGGACATGCTGCCGCTGCTCGACCAGGTCATGAAGTCGGGCAAGTCGCTCCTCATCATCGCCGAGGACGTCGAGGGCGAGGCCCTCGCGACCCTGGTGCTGAACAAGATCCGTGGCACCTTCAAGTCCGTCGCCGTCAAGGCTCCGGGCTTTGGCGACCGCCGCAAGGCCATGCTGCAGGACATCGCGATCCTCACCGGCGCCCAGGTCATCACCGAGACGGTGGGCCTCAAGCTGGAGAACGCGACGCTCGAGGAGCTCGGCCAGGCGCGCAAGGTCGTCGTCACCAAGGACGAGACCACCATCGTCGAGGGCGCCGGCGAGTCCGACCTCATCGCCGGTCGCGTGAACCAGATCCGCAGCGAGATCGAGAAGTCGGACTCCGACTACGACCGCGAGAAGCTGCAGGAGCGCCTCGCCAAGCTGGCCGGCGGCGTCGCCGTCATCAAGGCCGGTGCGGCCACCGAGGTGGAGCTCAAGGAGCGCAAGCACCGCATCGAGGACGCCGTTCGCAACGCGAAGGCCGCCGTCGAGGAGGGCATCGTCGCCGGTGGTGGCGTGGCCCTCATCCAGGCCGGCACCATCGCGTTCGCCAAGCTCGAGCTCGAGGGTGACGAGGCGATCGGTGCCCAGATCGTGCGTGCCGCGATCGACGCCCCGCTCAAGCAGATCGCCATCAACGCCGGCCTCGAGGGCGGCGTCGTGGCGGAGAAGGTGCGCAACCTCCCCGCTGGTCACGGCCTGAACGCCGCGACCGGTGTGTACGAGGACCTGCTCGCCGCCGGCGTGAACGACCCGGTCAAGGTGACGCGTTCCGCTCTGCAGAACGCCGCCTCGATCGCGGCTCTGTTCCTCACCACCGAGGCCGTCGTCGCCGACAAGCCGGAGCCCGCTGGCGCCCCGGCCGGCGACCCGTCCGGTGGCATGGGCGGCATGGACTTCTGA